The Bacteroides sp. AN502(2024) DNA segment TCCAAAGTCGGAACACGCATAGACATACCAGTCAATTTGCCGTTCAATGCAGGGATTACTTTACCTACAGCTTTAGCGGCACCGGTAGAAGAAGGGATGATGTTGCCAGAAGCTGCACGACCACCTCTCCAGTCTTTCATAGAAGGACCGTCAACTGTTTTCTGAGTAGCAGTTGTAGAGTGAACTGTAGTCATCAAACCGTCAAGGATACCGAACTTGTCGTTCAATACTTTAGCGATAGGAGCCAAACAGTTAGTAGTACATGAAGCATTAGATACGAATTGAGTACCTTTTACATATGTTTTTTCGTTTACACCGCAAACAAACATCGGAGTGTCATCTTTAGAAGGAGCTGACATTACAACATATTTTGCACCAGCTTCGATGTGAGCCTGAGCCTTGTCTTTAGTCAAGAACAAACCTGTAGATTCAACAACGTATTCTGCGCCTACTTCATTCCATTTTAAGTCAGCCGGATTTCTTTCAGCTGTGACACGGATAGTTTGACCGTTAACGATCAGTCGGCTGTTTTCAACATCTGCTTCGATAGTACCATCGAATTGACCATGCATTGTGTCGTATTTCAACATATAAGCCAAATAATCAACCGGGCAAAGGTCATTGATACCTACGATTTGAATATCGTTTCTTTTCATTGCAGCGCGGAAAACGAAACGTCCGATACGTCCGAATCCATTAATACCTACTTTAATCATTTTGTTTAAACTTTTAAGGGTTTTATAATATTTGTTCCAATATCTCTCAGTCTTTGCACTTGTTTTTATTCTCAAATGCGATGCAAAATTACAAAAATGTTTTTATATTCGCGCATTAATTCACATTAAATATTGAAAAAGATGGGAAAGAACACGTTTTTACAGGACTTTAAGGCGTTTGCTATGAAGGGTAACGTCGTCGACATGGCTGTCGGAGTTATTATTGGTGGTGCATTTGGAAAAATCGTATCATCATTGGTTGCTAATATTATTATGCCCCCGATTGGTTTACTGGTCGGTGGTGCGAACTTTACGGATTTGAAATGGGTGATGAAAGCAGCGGAGATTGATGCTGATGGCAAGGAGATAGCTCCGGCCGTGACGTTGGATTATGGTCAGTTTCTGCAGGCCACCTTTGATTTTTTGATTATAGCTTTCGCTATATTCTTATTTATACGGTTGATTACGAAGTTGACAACTAAAAAACAGGAAGAAGTGGCAGCTACTCCTCCAGCTCCTCCTGCACCAACGAAGGAAGAGGTTTTATTGACGGAGATACGTGATTTATTGAAAGAAAAGAATTCAAATTATTGAAAATCCAACCATTGATATGCAGGAAAAAATAATAATTCTTGATTTCGGTTCGCAGACAACACAGCTTATAGGGCGTCGTGTACGCGAATTGGATACGTATTGTGAAATTGTTCCTTATAATAAATTTCCTAAAGGAGATCCGACAATAAAAGGGGTTATTCTCTCCGGAAGTCCTTTTTCGGTTTACGATAAAGATGCTTTCAAAGTAGATTTGAGTGAAATTCGTGGTAAATATCCGATATTGGGTATTTGTTATGGTGCACAGTTTATGTCATACGCTAATGGCGGAAAAGTAGAACCGGCGGGAACACGTGAATATGGGCGTGCTCATTTGGCTTCTTTCTGCAAAAATAATGTGCTATTTAAAGGAGTGCGTGACGGTTCGCAGGTGTGGATGAGTCATGGAGATACGATTACTGCTATTCCTGATAATTTCAAGAAAATAGCTTCAACGGATAAAGTGGAGATTGCTGCTTATCAGATAGAAGGTGAGCAGGTATGGGGTGTTCAGTTTCATCCGGAAGTATTTCATAGTGAAGACGGAACTCAAATCCTGAAAAACTTTGTAGTAGATGTTTGCGGTTGCAAACAAAATTGGTCGCCGGCTTCTTTCATTGAAAGTACGGTTGCTGAACTGAGAGAGCAGTTGGGGGATGATAAAGTCGTTCTTGGTTTGAGTGGCGGAGTCGATTCTTCGGTTGCAGCAGTGTTGCTAAACAAGGCCATTGGCAAGAACTTGACTTGTATCTTTGTAGATCATGGTATGCTACGTAAGAATGAGTTTAAGAATGTGATGAAAGATTACGAATGTCTCGGTCTGAATGTGATCGGCGTTGATGCCAGTGCAAAGTTCTTCGCGGAACTGGCTGGGGTGGTCGAACCGGAAAAAAAGCGTAAAATTATAGGTAAGGGCTTTATC contains these protein-coding regions:
- the guaA gene encoding glutamine-hydrolyzing GMP synthase, whose protein sequence is MQEKIIILDFGSQTTQLIGRRVRELDTYCEIVPYNKFPKGDPTIKGVILSGSPFSVYDKDAFKVDLSEIRGKYPILGICYGAQFMSYANGGKVEPAGTREYGRAHLASFCKNNVLFKGVRDGSQVWMSHGDTITAIPDNFKKIASTDKVEIAAYQIEGEQVWGVQFHPEVFHSEDGTQILKNFVVDVCGCKQNWSPASFIESTVAELREQLGDDKVVLGLSGGVDSSVAAVLLNKAIGKNLTCIFVDHGMLRKNEFKNVMKDYECLGLNVIGVDASAKFFAELAGVVEPEKKRKIIGKGFIDVFDIEAHKIKDVKWLAQGTIYPDCIESLSITGTVIKSHHNVGGLPEKMNLKLCEPLRLLFKDEVRRVGRELGMPEHLITRHPFPGPGLAVRILGDITPEKVRILQDADDIFIQGLRDWGLYDKVWQAGVILLPVQSVGVMGDERTYERAVALRAVTSTDAMTADWAHLPYEFMGKVSNDIINKVKGVNRVTYDISSKPPATIEWE
- the mscL gene encoding large-conductance mechanosensitive channel protein MscL, encoding MGKNTFLQDFKAFAMKGNVVDMAVGVIIGGAFGKIVSSLVANIIMPPIGLLVGGANFTDLKWVMKAAEIDADGKEIAPAVTLDYGQFLQATFDFLIIAFAIFLFIRLITKLTTKKQEEVAATPPAPPAPTKEEVLLTEIRDLLKEKNSNY
- the gap gene encoding type I glyceraldehyde-3-phosphate dehydrogenase is translated as MIKVGINGFGRIGRFVFRAAMKRNDIQIVGINDLCPVDYLAYMLKYDTMHGQFDGTIEADVENSRLIVNGQTIRVTAERNPADLKWNEVGAEYVVESTGLFLTKDKAQAHIEAGAKYVVMSAPSKDDTPMFVCGVNEKTYVKGTQFVSNASCTTNCLAPIAKVLNDKFGILDGLMTTVHSTTATQKTVDGPSMKDWRGGRAASGNIIPSSTGAAKAVGKVIPALNGKLTGMSMRVPTLDVSVVDLTVNLAKPATYAEICSAMKEASEGELKGILGYTEDAVVSSDFLGDTRTSIFDAKAGIALTDTFVKVVSWYDNEIGYSNKVLDLIAHMASVNA